A stretch of DNA from Pseudomonas sp. HN11:
AGTCACCGGTGTCACTGCCGCGGGCATCGTAGTCATACCAGTCCAGGCGTCCGCCGAGGATCAGCTTCAACGGGTCGGCCAGGTTCAGACGCGTGGTGACGTAGACCCCATCCTGGGTGGTGACGTCACGGTCATTGGTGGTGTGGACGAAGTCGGGTTTGCCCGCCGTGAGTGGCCAATTCAGGTTGTACGGGCTGTAGTTGTGGGTGGTCATGTCATAGATGCGCCGGCTGGCGCCCACCACCAGTTCGTGGGTACGCCCGAATGCCTGAAAGGGACCGCTGGCAAAGGCGTCGACACCTGCCTGGTTCTCGTCGTAGGCCGCCTGGTAGACCGTACGCGCCAGTGTGTTGGCGGTCCAGCGTGACTGGTAGGAACCTGAGAACAATGCGTTCTGCTCGGCGTAGTTGGCGTTGACTTGCAGCTTCCAGTCGTTGGCCAGTTGCTGACGCAGCTCGGCGAATACGGTGTTGATCTCCTGGTCCTTATTCTCCCAGTCGGTCCCAGGGTTGTAGGAGCGCGGCAGGTCCAGATGGTGACCATCCAGACCCACCATCGACGAGCCCCAGAAATAATTGGTCTTGTCTTTCTGGTTGGAGAAACCGAGGGTCAGGGTGGTGTCTTCGCTCAGGTCGGCTTCGGTGACGGCGTAGAACAGGCCGTGATATTCCTCGGCGTTGTCGATAAAACTGTTGGCGTCGCGATAAGACGTGACAACCCGGCCGCGCCAGGTGCCGCTGTCGTTGAGGGGGCTGGAGGCGTCGAGTTCGCCACGGTAGTCATCCCAACTGCCGGCAGCGCCGGTGAGGGTGACTTTCTGCTCGTCCAGTGGGCGTTTGCGTACCAGATTGATGGCCGCCGAAGGGTTGCCCGCACCGGTCACCAACCCGGTGGCTCCGCGCACGACTTCGACGCGATCGAACATCGCCAGGTTCGGCTGCGCGCCCACGGATACGCCGTTATAGCCGCTGGGGATGCCGTCGGTTGTCGATGTCGAAACCGCGCGACGTGTAGGACTGTCGCCCTGGGCCGCTGGAGAAGTTAAGGAACAACCCGGGCGTGGCCTTGACCACATCATTGATGCTGGTCATCGCTTGGTCATCCATGCGCTGACGCGTAATGACAGTCACGGCCTGCGGTGTTTCACGCATGGTCAATGGCAGCTTGGTCGCGGTTTTCATCGCGCCGGTTGTGTAGGACTGCGTGCCTTCGGTGGTTTCGCCCAGTTGCTCTTCCCCGAAGATTTGCGTGGCGCCCAGTTCAAGGGTGGTGGTCGGTGCCTGGCCATCGTCGGCAAAGACCGCAGGTGAACTTGCGAGACAGACAGCCAACGCCATCAGACTGGGTAAAAAACCTTTGGCGCCGTGTTGTTGCATAGACATGGAACTGACTCTCCCCGAATACCGTCCCTGGCGAATAATAAAGATGTTGATAATTATTCGCATCAGTGTGGCAGATTGTGTTCGAGCGAAAAAGTCTTCAGGGAGAATTAGTTAACGAAATTTTCACCTTTTAGAAGAGGGGTTTTGTCATAACGGGCGGGGAGCGGGGCGCAAATCCTTGTGTTGCGCCCCGGGGTTTGGGCTAGTGTGAGGATTGCGTTTTTTCAGGGCGCCAGTTTGGTAAAGACATAGTCTCGATCCTTCACCAATGCCTGGTGGCACGCAAAGCACGTTTGGTGCTGCGCTTCATCGGCCGGCTTGCCATTGATGAACCGGCCGAACCCCCATCCCCCGGTGGACGCATATTTTTTCGAGTCCTTGACCATGAACTGCACCGTGGTCGCAGCTCCGGGGATGGAAGCGGTCTTGAACTCCGGCGATTGTTCATGCTTCCACGCCAATTTGGCCAGGACCGTGCCATCCGGGAAGGGCAGCTTGCCCTCCCGGTAAGCTTTGAGCGCCGCGCTGTTGCCCAGCACCACGCGCAGCTCATTCAACGGATCGGCTTCCTGGGCGGGCGCCACCAGTTCCCACTGGCGGTAGCCGTCGGGAATGGTCACGCCGTAGATGGGTGAAGGAGCGCTGTCGGCGAAGGCCGCAGCCGAACTCGCCAGGGCCATTGCGGCCATGCACAGGCGCTTCATCACAGATGGTCCGCATCAATGACCGCCTTGGCGAACGCTTCGGGCGCTTCCTGAGGCAGGTTGTGGCCCACGCCGCCGTTGATCAGGCGGAACTCGTACTTGCCGGTAAAACGCTTGGCGTAATCTTCAGGTTTCGGATGCGGAGCGCCGTTGGCATCGCCTTCGAGGGTGATGGTCGGCACGCCAATCGACGGCGCCTGGGCGAGCTTCTGCTCCAAAGGATCGTACTTCGTCTCACCCTGGACCAGGCCCAGGCGCCAGCGGTAGTTGAAGACGGTGATCGCGACGTGATCCGGGTTCTCTAGGCCTTTTGCGCTGCGGTCAAAGGTAGCGTCGTCGAACTTCCACTCTGGCGAGGCCAGTTGCCAGATCAGCTTGGCGAAGTCGTGGGTGTTTTTCTGGTAGCCGTCGGCGCCGCGCTCGGTGGCGAAGTAGAACTGATACCACCATTGCAGCTCGGCTTTGGGCGGCAATGGGTTCTTGCCCGCCGCCTGGTTGCCGATCAAATAACCGCTGACCGACACCAGCGCCTTGACTCGCTCCGGCCATAGCGCTGAAACGATGTCTGCCGAACGTGCGCCCCAGTCGTAGCCGCCGAGTACGGCTTGCTTGATCTTCAACGCGTCCATGAAATCGATCACGTCACTGGCCAGTGCCGCCGGTTGGCCGTTGCGCAGGGTTTTTTCCGAGAGGAAACGGGTGTCGCCATAACCTCGGGCGTAAGGAATCAGCACGCGATATCCCTTGGCTGCCAGGAGCGGGGCGACTTGGGCGTAGCTGTCGATATCGTAGGGCCAACCATGCAACAGGATCACCACCGGCCCCGTGACCGGGCCGACTTCGGCGTAGGCCACGTCCAGCAGGCCGGCCTTGACGTGCTTGAGGGCACCGAACGCGCTTTGCGGGCTGGCGACGGCTCGGGTGGGCGCCTCGGGCATTTCGGCATGGGCCACGCCCAGGATGCCGAATTGCGACAAGGCCAAGGCCAGGAAAAGGGATGGGCGGTTGAAGCGGCGAGTCAACTGAGTGTGCATGGTGAGCCTCCTGTGGCTTGTTGTGTGCCTGGAGCCCAGTTGAACGCCGCGCTGTATCTGGCCTGTTTCAGGAAACCCATTGAATTAAAGACTGTGTATCGCAGTGCGCTCTGTACACACTGCGATACAAACCAATGGACTAGAACGCAACCCTCAGACCTGGGTTACCTGTTTGCGAAAACACCGGCTAATGAGAAGGGTTGGCGTGGGTTTCTCGACCACACTTTAATCGAGTCGGGGACTACGACAGCACGATCTCATAGGGTTCACGCATTCTCTCCAGGAGTACCTGGGCCAGCATCGGCGCCAGGCCGATCTGCGGGTCACCGGCCAATTGGCTGGCATAGGCGTGGGCCGCATGAAGCTTGCGCGCCACGCTCCAGGTGTCCAGGCGGACCTTGCGTGCGCGTTGCCAGGGGATGATCGCGCCTTCGCGAGCGGGCCAGTGCCAGGCCCAGATCGGCAGTTCATATAGCTGCGCGCCCACCAGACTGCACGCACGGGCGCTGGCGCGGCCAACAGTATCGTGGTCGTCATTGCCGTCGTTGCGCCAGGTACTGAACACCACATCGCCCGGCTGCAGGTAACGCGCAATGAACTGACTCAATTGTGGCTCACGGGCGCCGAGGGCGTTATCGCAGAAACCGCCACGGATCCATTTCAGGCTGTGCAGCGGCATGCCCAGGCGGCGCAGGGCTTCTGCGCTTTCCTGAGGGCGTACCACGCTGAGCCGACTGGCCGGCCACACATTGGAGCCAGGATGGCTGGCGCTGCCATCAGTGATGGAGATCAATTGCAGCGGATGTTCCAGTGTGCTGAGCACTTGCAGCAAGCCGCCGCAGGCCAGCACTTCGTCGCCAGGATGAGGCGCAACAATCACCACGCGCGCGCCAGGTGGCACCAGAGAGGACGGGGCGATGGTGGGGATTTGCGCCAGTTGGGGGGCGCTGTTCCAGACTTGCGGGGGGCCGCGACGTCCGTCGCTTAAGGGGGCAGGCTTCATGGGGTGTCACATCCTTGTCGATTGATGCTGGGTCGTACCCCGTTGACGGGACGACGCTCTTTTATCCACCACAGGCTGCGCGGCAGTGGCTGCATGGCACTCCAACCCTGGAATGCCAGCAAGGCGATCTCAGCATAGACAAGGATTGGTCGGTTTTACATTCAGCAACGTCGTTTTTTTCAGGTGGCGTGCATCAAACCCTTCAGATAGTCGCCAAACCCACCTTGGGCGCGGGCGTCCAGGCGTGCACTGGTGATCACTTGCGGGGTGTGGCTCCAAGCGATGGAGGCGCCACACAGCTCCAAACGGCGTACCAGTTGAACATCCTCATGGCACGCGAGGGGTTCAAAACCGCCGGATCGAATATAAGCGCCAGCACTCACCCCCAGGTTGGCACCATGGATATGCCGATGACCGTCGCGCGCTTCATAGGCCTGGTGATAGCGAATCTGCGCCGCAGGGTCGAAACCCTCGCTCCACGCATCAACCGTGACCGTGCCGCACACTGCATCCACCCCCAGCGCCAATTGAGCCACCAGCCAATCGGGTGCCACACGACTATCGGCGTCGGTGCATGAGATCCAGCGCGCGCCGTGATTGAGCAAATGCCGCGCGCCAACGCCACGCACATGCCCCACATTGCGCGCCTGAACCTCCAGGTACTGCACCGGATAGGCCTGGGCAATGGCGGCGCTGCCATCGGTGCAACTGTCGAGCACCACCAGGATTTTGACGTCTTCGCCCAGCAAACCGGGGTGGTTCGCCGCGATCAATGCGGCTTTCAAGCAGTCGCCCAGCAGCGCCTCTTCATTGTGTACCGGGATCAGAATGCCGATCATCGCAGGCCCTCAAGGCTGGCGACCGATGTGCCGTCGCGGCTCCATAGATCGAGAAGGAAGTCGTGTTCGTGATGGCTGGCAACGCAGGGCATGCCCAGGCGCTGCTGGAGCAGGGCGTGCACTTGCTCGGCGGTTTGTGGGCAACCCTTGATCGGCGGGCGCCAATGGCAGGCCAACAGCTGCCCATCGGGGGTCAACGAGGCGCGAGCGTGATCGATCAATTGGCTCAGGTCATCGGCATCCAGGTAGTAGCACAACTCGCTCAGCACAATCAGCTCGAACTGGCCTGTGGGCCAT
This window harbors:
- a CDS encoding cytochrome P460 family protein, with the protein product MKRLCMAAMALASSAAAFADSAPSPIYGVTIPDGYRQWELVAPAQEADPLNELRVVLGNSAALKAYREGKLPFPDGTVLAKLAWKHEQSPEFKTASIPGAATTVQFMVKDSKKYASTGGWGFGRFINGKPADEAQHQTCFACHQALVKDRDYVFTKLAP
- a CDS encoding PIG-L deacetylase family protein; translation: MKPAPLSDGRRGPPQVWNSAPQLAQIPTIAPSSLVPPGARVVIVAPHPGDEVLACGGLLQVLSTLEHPLQLISITDGSASHPGSNVWPASRLSVVRPQESAEALRRLGMPLHSLKWIRGGFCDNALGAREPQLSQFIARYLQPGDVVFSTWRNDGNDDHDTVGRASARACSLVGAQLYELPIWAWHWPAREGAIIPWQRARKVRLDTWSVARKLHAAHAYASQLAGDPQIGLAPMLAQVLLERMREPYEIVLS
- a CDS encoding glycosyltransferase encodes the protein MIGILIPVHNEEALLGDCLKAALIAANHPGLLGEDVKILVVLDSCTDGSAAIAQAYPVQYLEVQARNVGHVRGVGARHLLNHGARWISCTDADSRVAPDWLVAQLALGVDAVCGTVTVDAWSEGFDPAAQIRYHQAYEARDGHRHIHGANLGVSAGAYIRSGGFEPLACHEDVQLVRRLELCGASIAWSHTPQVITSARLDARAQGGFGDYLKGLMHAT
- a CDS encoding SAM-dependent methyltransferase; translation: MSVATPYFDQLFAKNDDPWAFRQRWYERRKRALTLAILTRPRYTSVFEPGCANGELSFELAPRCDHLLCCDTASAAVSLARSRLLGFPHAQVQQSRLPDQWPTGQFELIVLSELCYYLDADDLSQLIDHARASLTPDGQLLACHWRPPIKGCPQTAEQVHALLQQRLGMPCVASHHEHDFLLDLWSRDGTSVASLEGLR
- a CDS encoding alpha/beta fold hydrolase, producing MHTQLTRRFNRPSLFLALALSQFGILGVAHAEMPEAPTRAVASPQSAFGALKHVKAGLLDVAYAEVGPVTGPVVILLHGWPYDIDSYAQVAPLLAAKGYRVLIPYARGYGDTRFLSEKTLRNGQPAALASDVIDFMDALKIKQAVLGGYDWGARSADIVSALWPERVKALVSVSGYLIGNQAAGKNPLPPKAELQWWYQFYFATERGADGYQKNTHDFAKLIWQLASPEWKFDDATFDRSAKGLENPDHVAITVFNYRWRLGLVQGETKYDPLEQKLAQAPSIGVPTITLEGDANGAPHPKPEDYAKRFTGKYEFRLINGGVGHNLPQEAPEAFAKAVIDADHL